aagtactTAGGGGCCGACGGGGGGCCAACGACTAGCGacggagctagacacactgcaaaGACGATCGCTCACCTGACCTCCTTGGTGTGTTGGATTCTGTCGATTTCCTAACAAGATTAAAATTCCTGACAGAGGCTTTGATAGCTTGACAACTggtatttacacatttttaagcCAGGTTACAAGTCAATCAAAAAGTGAAAATCATAAAGCTACATGGAGCTCTACAGTTGAGCCTGAGATTATACGATCAGTCGgccagtttttgtttttcaaaccaAAGTATTAAGACAGAAAATGAGCTCACGCAGACATACGAAGAGTCTCTGAGTGTTGGATCAAATCATGTTTATTAATGTGTTCAGGAAATCCCCACAGAAACAGTTTACAGGGGAACTTACAGATTTACAATCATTCTTGACAGAAGTGCCAGCTTTACCCCCACGGTTCCACAATGAGAACGCCTGCTGAATCACGCAACCAGTTAACTGCAcgcccttcttttttttttttttcaccccctCAACAGGCCTACCACCGAGTCCTTCAGCTCGCCGACGAGCTgctgaaaacagagagagagctttgCTATGTTTGTCTTTACAGTCATGAAGAATGCAGGGCTGTGatgtgtagtagtagtagcCTGTAAACACCCGGACATTACAACTagcttttcctctctcttccatTCACAGTTAAAGAGCCTTCATATTTGGTGCCAATCCTTCATCCCAACCAGGAACAACTTAGACATGTGGATGctttcacattgtttttttttttttttaaagagtaaaACAGCCAACCgtttgggaggaaaaaaaggaccGTTCAGTCAAAAACAAAAGCGGGCCCTGGAGGACTCTCTACGTCTCGAATACAGGATTTGTCATACTGCTCGGATGCATTTGGTTCAGCAGTCAAAAGTACAAATAGAAATGCTAAAACtagttacagaaaaaaaaacacacacatgtaacaTCTCTTAAAGGAATAACATGTGAAGCTCGTGAATGTAATCGGGACACCTGCGTCAGTTAACCGTCTGATGTCTGTGAAATGCCCAAAcaccttttgttgtttttgtttgtggagTAGGAACACTGTCAGAATGATTTGGATACTGAAGGTGTTTTTCTAAATTTTAATCCAGGGAATTAAACATCAAATACCAAAAAAGATTTCAATTGCATATACTCGCAGGTTCTAATTTGTTTTAagttgattacatttttatagaTTGTTGGCTTGCCTTGTGCTTCAGTCTCGCTTAgttgggagggggaggggggtgagggggggccAAAGGTAGTGTTCAGTCAGAATATTCTGTTACAGTCCGATATAataagaataaaacaaacagcatgaTTTTCAGATGACACCAGAATGAACGAGGATGggcgttgttgtttttttgtcctttttttcttctagtttTTGATTTGCTTCGACCTGATACAGGTTAAGATGCAATTTGCTGAATCTCTTACTGGTGGGTTTGAGGttttgaaaatcaaaaaaaaggtttaaaatgaacatttagcATTCAGTCTACATGAGGTGAACGTTTCTACTTAACACAGATATACACTAAAGGGAGCGcagggggggcagggggagagGAGGTAGGGAGAGCGTGCACCCTTGCTCTTTCTTTGCCGTATGAAAACCATGCTTCCTCTGGAGAgtaagggtgggggggggagaagggggCCGTGCAAGACTTGGAGTGGGGGCAGGCTGAGTGGGGCGGGGGCTGAGTTTGGTGGATGGAGAGAGGGGCTTGAAAACCAGACTGCTGATTCCACAGGAGGTGTGTAAAAGGCACGCCAGGGTTACTCCCAATCCCAGCCAACATACACAGAGACGccttcacacccacacacactcgctGAACACACGaggaacacacgcacacacacacgcacgcccacacgcacacacacaagcagcacaGGCTAGAGCCCCAAAGAGTACTGACGAGGGGGAAAAGCAGGAGGAGGGAATGGAGGAAGTTCTTGAAAGAAAGAGCTCGGGTCGAGGTTTGGGTTAGATGGGAGCGAGGGGGTCTGGATCCGGTGCTGCCGCTGtgttgaaacagaaaaaataaacaacaaacaaaaatcaaaactgGTGGAATGGATCATTTCTGGTTCTTCAGCTGGTTGGAGAGCCAGTCCAGGCCCTCGTACAAGCCGTCCCCGCTGGTGGCGCAGGTGGCCTGGATGTACCAGCTGCGCTGGCGGAGGGCGTGCAAGCCCAACTTGTCTGTGATCTCTGCAGCGTTCATGGCATTGGGGAGATCCTGGGAGGAGAAGATAATGTCGGTCAACATGCAGGTTTGATATCTGATGAGGAACAAAAACCTCTtcataatgaaaagaaaactcaGCTCACCTGTTTATTTGCAAAAACAAGCAGCACAGCGTCTCTGAGCTCGTCCTCAGCAAGCATTCTGGACAGCTCCTCCCTCGCCTCGTTCACTCTCTCCCTGTCGTTGCTGTCCACCACAAAGATAagccctgcacacacaaacagctcacCGTTAGGACTAACAGACGACCACATAGCTGCGTCTCAGCATTTAGTTGAGACATGGAGATGGTTTTTTTAAGTTCCAGAGTGACGTCTCCTCTGCCAGATCAAAAGCTTCGACTCGGATCAATAGTCAATTCTGTACAAACCGCGCCGACTGCTAAATTAAGTCTCCGTGACCCGACAGAAGTCACAACTTTACATTCAGACTGTGGGAAGGCAGCTCCGTGCAGCCTAACATGAAAGTTGTCTAATTGAATACATCACTAAATATGAGCTCAGAGAAATGCAGGCAATCAACTCGGGTATCAGGATGCAGTGAAGTGCAGAAGAGCGCTGAAAGATGACCTCCAATATGTCGTTTGCTGCAGGTCTTTGAAGAAGTAGGTCAACCATGAAGATTGTATTATCCTACCCAGCATTTCACACCGATGTTCAAGCCAACTTTATGTCACAATGAACAGGGgtgtttttcttccagtttttaagatttatgAAGGACAAACTTGTATGCAACAAGAAAGTGTGACGCCCAATGTGGTGGTTAAGATTGGAAAATGCCGCACAGAGATTAAATGGGCCGGTACCTGTGACTCATtcatatgaaaataaaatttCAAGTCCAGATAAGTTGGTTGATTTATTCAACTAAAGATAAGTGACGATAATGAGCAACTGAAAATATGCAAACTCGCTCACCCTCTTTGTCTCGCCTCCCGCCACACAATCGAACAGGTAAAATGGAGGTAAAGCCACGCCCACTGCTAATTACCGGGAATCAAACATATAAAGGagcaaaactaaacaaataGTCAACAGAGGTAAGAATACAAAATATGGCTTCTAAGCCCAACATTCAGGAGAACATCTTCTCATCTTTTTGAACGTAGTCAACAACTACAATCTTCCCACCATGGTCaccatataaaaaataaataaataaacagtcaCAGCTGATCTTGTTTAAGTTCAATTGTTTGCGTCGTCTGCAATGATTGAGTTTCTAACATGAGATGGATGAGCATTAAGAACACTAGCACCGCATGTTTGTCCTCCACATTACTTTACAGTATCTTGTTCTGTCGCAGCGTCACTCAGACTGCACGCCATGATCCCAGCTTTCACATCGCATAATTACATAGCGGTAGTCAGGACACTTTGACAGCCGCCTTCCCTCAAGCCTCCACCAAGTCCCCGGTTAAGTCTTTGAAAGAGACGGCTCCTATTGGTCGTTTAAGATGTTGTCATTTAGCTTCTCTATTTTCATGAGTGACACTAAAAGGCCTCAAAAATTAAGAACACAGTGATTCAATCTGAACATCGGGATGACAGAAACACCGACTTAGAGCTTCGGCTGAGTTTTATTATCACAACCTCGACAGGATGCTCCATAACAACTCTCGTAatttttttacagctttggAAATTGGCCTGTGACAGTAAAATAGCTCGATGTGCCTTTTGGTGTAAAGCTGGAACACGctgaataaacagaaaaatagaGAAGTGAAGATAAAACTATGCTGAGACACATTTGTTCTAGCGCCAGCCGACTTCTTATTTTAGGAGTTTGCATTTAGATttgcttaatttaaaaaaggatttttttttattttctcactttcccccaaaaaacatgtttcatcacGAGGGTACCACAGCCTTTAGGGATGACGACTTTAACTGGCTGAGGTTTTAAGCCTCGATTTTCTATTCTCACTGGCAAAAAGGAGGGAGGAACATAAGTTTCTGTGCAACCTGcacggaaaaaaaacaaagtcacaacaGCTGCTGCACACCGGCTTAATGTGCTGTCCTTACCATGATAGACTGCAGACGTTCTGCTTTTACTTAGTTCTGCCCTTGCTTGTTTTCATCTTGATTTTTAAACACTCTTCCTCCTTAGTGCTTACCGTTTCGCTTGTATACTTGTGTTTCTTACGGTGAAAGCTTGTCGCTTTaccccaaagtccggttcatttgatcagtgtgaataCAAACGTACTGTACTCAGGTACTGTGCCCGGAAGATGTGACCGCAACcatgctcaaacaaggaagcgGACCGCTATATGACGGTATTCTAAACAGTTCCAATCACTGCCGTCTGCGCAGCACAGGCCCGTTTCATCCTGAGTGGAATATAGAAGAGGGTCactgttggcgtctcagaaataacaaaaaacatccagttagcaggatggactcggCCTCATTTTGAATGAACATAAGAATCTTTGAAGCGGCTGAAAATATATCTCAGGGCTGCCAAGTCTTTTTGAGACTCACTCCTCCTATAAATGATGAAACTCAGCATCTTGAGAAAAGTAGACTAAAGAGTCAGATGATATCAAAGACTGTAATGACTGGGAAATGCTGAGTTTTAAAATTTGCATCACAACGTGAAAAACCTGCTTTGACATCGGTGACTGGCAGCTGTTACCTCTGCAGCGATCCACCGTTCAATCATTTGAGTTGATTAATGTCATAATCGAAAAGCAGAAAATATGTGAGACGAAAGAAAAAGGATGGTTGTGGGACATCTTTGAACTCCTCACGGCTGAAGTGAGTGAACTATGAGGATCTTAAAGTCAGATCAGTGTACGATTGTGGAGTCTGTATCATCCCTGTAGCTTACATTGCAGTAAACATCTAGAAGCAGCAGCCTGTCGAGGAGTTGGCTCTGGTTACTGCAGCACGGCTCCCCGCAGCACGACTGTCTCATTGTCTGTTAAATTACCGACCCCTCTGCAGTGAGCAGAACGTCACTGACACAAAGGCATCACTGACTTTACAAAGTAGAGGGGGATTGTCCTACCTATGATCAGGTAATCTCTACAGTTAAACTGCATTTATAGCCTTTAAAGATATAGTGATAAGATTTGACACTCCTTTAGGGACAGGACTGTACAGTTTGAAAAGACCCTCCCTGAAACTGAAAGACAAATACTGCTCGGTGCACAGAAAAGAGACTTCAGTACAAGAATACTGTTCCCCTGTTTCATACGCCTCAGAACCGTTCAGGCTGTGACCTCTTGCAACAAAGGCGTTTCCCATGAAATCAAAgggtgttttcttcttctgcatttcttttaatttcatGAACTTTTGTCGGCCTGAATTGGAGGACgttttgacttatttttttaaatccatttaaTCACCTTGTTATCCTCAGATTTATTCCAGGAGCAATTACGTCTCCTCAAATCCCCAGGCTGGAGAAACCTGGAGGTAAAGGGTTGGGATATTTTCAAGACAGTAAGTCTGCGCATGTAAAAAGGAGTGAGCGTATTTACATTCTGGGGAAAGCAACCCCTTTAACCCTGAAATAAGACGTGTTGCTTCTGAGATACTCTtgggccctttttttttttttgattaataATTCTGTATCTTTCAGTCGCAACCAAAAAGGATTCTCGCTTCAATTTCACACTTGGATGCTCAGTGTGGGGATGTGATGTTTACTGCAGCTGGATGTTTGTCTGTTgcatgcaagaaaaaaaaccccaaaggtagatttctgtttgtataaactCATTTTGAAGCTACTCAAACTGAGCATGTTGCTAAAAGCCATCCTGCAGTCCCTTTGCATTTTCTGATTAATTCAATTCCAGGAAACAGTAGGAGTCACACGATACACCCTTTGAGGATTGAACAATGGTGCATGAGTCATTGGTTGACTAGCATTAAGAGCAACTTCCAGTGAGGCCACCTATAggtgttaaaggtcacatatcataCTCCTTTTTACCcgtttcaataagtctcagagctgcccaaaacatgtgtgtgaagtttcttgttctaaatccactctgatcctgtatttgatcatgcctataaacccctctataagccttgctcagaacagactgtttctgtgtctgtagctttaaatatgtaaatgggctgtgtctgaccacacacCCCCCTGGAAGGGCTTGGTGTACTcttgctttctcgctccatgccctattattgagggcagaacaaacacctagctgtgggagtgtcacccacctgggggaggggctactgccctttgtgacgtcacaaagagaaaaatctccgaacggcctgtttgagcacacattttctgaaaagcgcAGTagacaaaagacggagaggatgggcTTTTGCAGAAAGGCTTGAGACACATTAGTATTCTAACAACACAGTAAAGTATATTTTacataatgtgtgacctttcattttcactgacacCGCCAGCTGGGATAAAGTCCCCCTCACCTTGAGTGTTCTGGAAGTAGTGGCGCCACAGCGGCCTGATCTTGTCCTGACCGCCCACGTCCCACACTGTGAAGCTGATGTTCTTGTATTCTACAGTTTCAACATTAAAACCTGGACAGAAGAGAGACATAGATTAGTCACAAGCtgacacagaaatgtaaaacaaatcaagTTTTTGATAGTGAGTCAACATTTGggatgaaaaaagaaagcacCAAAACAAACGCAGTATGAGCTCTTGTATTTACATAAACTTGCTTTTAGTATAGTAGTTCAATAAGCGTGTTTGAGATCAAGGCCAGATATCAAACCtggattttgttctttttatgagCTCATAAACAACGTTATTAAACTGTCAACTGCCCCAGATTATTTATCtctgaagttatttgttttaataACCTAGTTCCTGATGTTTATCATGAAGTGCCTTAAGCTTCATAAGAACTCTCCTAAATCAAATCTATCCTGTTAAAGACAACATTTAACTGTTTCACCAATGTGTTAGATGAAAAACAGAGCTGCACAATGTTGCAACAACTTCAACAGATATGTGAAGTTTTGTATGACTCATTATCAGTGACAGTCATAGTGTCTGTTCtgtaattaattaattcacATCTCAACATACTGATGACAGTTTTTGGGTCTACCAAACAAGCTTTGTTTTCCCATCTATAGATCAATCGATTAAGGACATGGCATCTCTCCCTCTGGAGAGGATTACGATGTTTAAAAGTTGTGTTTATGTCACTCATCGGTCGGGCCCTATTAGAGGTCCCTATAAGTGTAGTGTTTGAATAGTTTGCGGAtcaaaaatatttaacaagGGTGTCTCCCTCTCCCCCACAGCGCAGTATGTTGGTTCAGATGGGCTGTCTCACAGTTAGATCAATCCCTGAATTGCAATTTAATTTGATTATTAATACCATAATTTTGTACAAATTTAAAtactctaaaaaaaagaaaaataaatcattaaaggCCCATCTCGTATCGACGCCTGTCCCAAATATAGACTAATGTAAATAAAAGCCTGAGCTATTAATAGTTTtgaggtatttttttttgcctaaatGCAAATGATAAAATCATCTATAAAAACTGAACCCTGCACATGAGATGTCCTTAACAGGACTGGGCATCAAACCTGAACGCTTTCTGTCAACAACACAACTATTTAAATGATCAGATAGTGAAAGACGACATCGAATCTCGTGAGATTTTTTATCTTGTGTGGGCAACTTTGGATCAAAAAGTTCTTGGTTTGAAGTAACAATTGTTCCCACTTCAGGATGCGTTTTATCTCTTGTTCCCCCTGGTAGTTTTTAATACAGCGCTCACTTGATAACTAAATAATGTGACTTTAACACAAGgtgacacaaataaaaaaaaggtttgccaATGTATGGGCATAAGTATCAAAAGCATTCAGAAGATACTCGGCCCTTTACACTCCCAAGTCATAACATTTGTTAAACTAAATTCTGGATGTATATATTTGCTGCTGTAACATCACAATTACACAGTTTCAATAAACTTCATCCATCCAGCTAAGATTAAAATATAGACATAAATACCAATGGTGGGAATGGTGGTGACTATCTCTCCAAGCTTCAGTTTGTATAGGATGGTAGTTTTTCCAGCAGCATCAAGC
The genomic region above belongs to Labrus bergylta chromosome 21, fLabBer1.1, whole genome shotgun sequence and contains:
- the arf2b gene encoding ADP-ribosylation factor 2b; the encoded protein is MGNVFANLFKGLFGKKEMRILMVGLDAAGKTTILYKLKLGEIVTTIPTIGFNVETVEYKNISFTVWDVGGQDKIRPLWRHYFQNTQGLIFVVDSNDRERVNEAREELSRMLAEDELRDAVLLVFANKQDLPNAMNAAEITDKLGLHALRQRSWYIQATCATSGDGLYEGLDWLSNQLKNQK